DNA from Eucalyptus grandis isolate ANBG69807.140 chromosome 5, ASM1654582v1, whole genome shotgun sequence:
GTGCCGTCGCACTTAACCTTTCTGGTGCAGCCGGACAGGTCTTGGGCCGGGTATGTCGCGGTGAGCACTGACGAGGGGACCCAGGCATTAGGGAAGAAGGGACATTTTGGTCACTTGGAGAGGAACGGCGAATCTCCTGGAGTCCATAGAAGATATTCGAGATGATTTGGCCCCGGCGACCAACATTTTCGAGGACGACCCCAATACTAAGATTCACCTGGCTTTTAGATTTGTATACGAAGAGGGATATAGGAGGAAATAAGTACACATCGCTTAGTGCCAGAGAGCAGGTAAGAAACTTTCACTCCATTTATAGATCGCTCTTGGTAATTTACCTCCCGAATAAGCTCCAAATTGcctttcaccttttttttatatatataaatctaaaaatatGATAAGATACCGCAAGTGATGTTTGGAAtactttgtcaaattaaaactgGCATTGATGGACAACTTTGGTCAGGTTCTAAGGGAGGTCCGGAAGCAAGTCGATCTCTATGCCGGTAAAGGCGAAACCATCGGCATAACAGTGGCCGGCCACAGCCTGGGTGCGGCTTTGGCAACGATCAATGCGCTGGACATCGTGACCAATGGCTACAACGCGCCCATCGACCACCCCGAGAATGCCTGTCTGGTGACCGCGTTCCCCTTAGCCAGCCCCAAGGTCGGGGACGAGAACTTCCAGGCGACGTTCTCCTTGTCCGAGAAGCTCCGCGCCCTTCGAGTGACCAACGCCCTTGATAACGTTCCTTTCACCCCTCAATCAGATATTACCACGTCGGAGAACAGCTGCTGGTCGACTCGCACAAGTCCCCGGACCTGAAGCCTCTCTACAAGGGTCCGACTGGCGCCGTGGCAATCGGGCATATGTTGGAGACGTGCCTGCATCTAATCGCGGGCACACAAGGCATCGATAGCAACGAATTCAATGTTGACAAGCGTCGCGGGATTGAGCTGCTGAACAAGGGAATGGATGCTCTTAAGGATGGAAGCAAAATTCCGGCTAATTGGTTGGTGGcgaagaacaagaacatggTCCAGGATGAGGTCACTGGAGACTTGGAAATTGGCCGATCTGTACATCCCACCTCACCAGAAGATAATTAGAACGAACAGTCCCAAgtctcaatatatatatatatatatatatattactgcGTGATCAGCTATTATCAATAGTTGCTGCTTTATGACTTAGCAGTACTATAATAAAGGTTCGTAATGCAAAAGTGGAGTGGTTTGATTGAGTTGTATTGGTAGTACTAAGTTATGTGTGTTGTACTAGTTGTTCTAAGTTATCTTTTGTTTACCTCTATGTCATGAAATAAATATGGTCTTAAATGAATAATAAAGATCGCTTCATTatcatttgttttcttgcagTAATTTCATTGTGTAAATCTTGATTTCGTAATTTGCCTCCCTTCTTTATTGCTAGCCTTATATGTTGAAAAATCTCATCTGAGTTCAATACCAAACCAAATCGAGATCAATTAAGTTGACAATCTTTAAATCATTTCAATTTAACCCGGGTGCTATTGTTCAAAAGTCTAATTGAATGcccaaaattatataaaatgcGTCGTGACCTAACCTCAGTTTGCACCACCTAAGGACGAATGGAATACTAAACAtagacttaattcgggctctctTAAACTCATACCAATAAGCAACttagaatttaaattattaatatgcaaatgatttttcaattagaagtcgccactaatctatttcgATGGATCGATTTATGGAAGAATTAATTCACCTCTACAAACTAGATTAAATGAGTTCAAGGACTTgattatgttatatttttctaatgTCATTTCAGTACCTCTTCCCTTTTACTTCAAAAAATGCTTTGCATGCAACTTGCATTGATTTTATGGGTATGAAACTAttatttaacactcaataaagcaaagcaataaataaattgtgagcACAAAATACTTACCTCAAAACAATGAAAGTAGAAAATCACATCTATAAcctatatatgatttttaattaacactctattcattcaatattttagggttttctcttatttaatgaaacCTAATCTATAGTGTTAGTTAGCAAATCACATCTATAATAGAAAACCACATATATAACCtataatgaaatttaattaacactcaatttattcaatattttagggttttatcTTATTTAATAAAACCTAATCTATGTACAATGCAATCGCATACAAAAGGtccaactaaaatgacatgaaaCATccaatgtgacatcccgattttccaattctattttcaataaattgagatgggcatttcgttggcacgcatatagttcttttccttgagttggccactcatgtggaaactagtctatcgggtgaattttgttaagagtttctaatgcatcggactcgagaatttgaccaggaagcgacctttcgactgagttaatctgcaagggtcattacggtacaattaaaatcgattagagattggagataggtcgacttgatagaggcatgtgatcgaggtgtgggtgattccacccggatcgcacaattcttgtcgatcggcacttgGACCGACTTTTacgtcgattgggtaccctttgtgttcgtatttgaaaccttgagatttccccgacaaccgaaagtcgccaatatttcaaagatgtacattgtggcttgagatgatcaaccctttggtcaaatgcatgaaaatttctaaagtctacccggtaggttgggcgcgctagtatcgtgccaaagtgaaattaaccgtggaattgagatcggaattcagaaattggaagtgcaggtgtgtcacaaatcattttaggaatattgattcatctttggaagattttccaTGCAAGCCAAGCTTTTCAGCATAATAATCAGagtatggttaatttggttcggAAAATTGGTAGGCCCTCTTTTGGTGGTATTTTTGAGATCAAGATAgttctatggtcaagtaaaTATTT
Protein-coding regions in this window:
- the LOC120293929 gene encoding phospholipase A1-IIgamma-like, with the protein product MDNFGQVLREVRKQVDLYAGKGETIGITVAGHSLGAALATINALDIVTNGYNAPIDHPENACLVTAFPLASPKVGDENFQATFSLYYHVGEQLLVDSHKSPDLKPLYKGPTGAVAIGHMLETCLHLIAGTQGIDSNEFNVDKRRGIELLNKGMDALKDGSKIPANWLVAKNKNMVQDEVTGDLEIGRSVHPTSPEDN